Genomic DNA from Actinomycetota bacterium:
ACAGGGCCGCGATGCCGGCTTCGCACACGTTGCCGAGCGAAGCATCGTGGTTGAAGTCCGTGTCGCAGAATCCGACCTCCCCGTCCGAGAAGATGAAGGCGTCGCCCCGCACCAGCCTGTTGCATCGCTTCGACTCGCTGCGATCGCGGGCGGTCGCGTACTCGACGTTCTCGGCGACGTCCTGCGAGAACGCCTCGAGAAGGTTCACACTCAGGATGTCCCCCCGCCCCGCGTACTCGGCCAGGAACCTGTCCAGCTCGCCAGGGCCGACGGCGGGCTGATCGATCATCTGGATGCGGAGCCATGGTGGCGATCCCTCGCGCCCGAGTTCGCGCTTGCGGGCCACAAGGCGGGCGAGGTTCTCGAGGAGGACGCCGTAGTCACCGTCGGGAGATACCTTGCGGTACGTCTCTGCGTTCATGGCGTTCAGCGAGAAGTTCAGGAACGTCAGGGGCGGCGACAGGATGAGGTCGACATGCTCCTCCTCCAGACGCTGGCCGTTCGTGCTCAGCCACACCGACCCCAGGTTCCGCTTCGTCGCGACGTGCGCGAGGATCGCCGCGAAGTCCGGGTGCAGCATCGACTCGCCGATGTTGTAGAGCCACAGTCCGTCGATGCCGTGCTCGTCGAGCTCGTCGATACAGCGCAGGGCCACATCCGTCGGCATGTGCGTCATCGGCCGACGCAGGACGTTGCGCGGGCACATCGTGCAGGTGAGGCTGCACAGGCTCGTCAGCTCGAGCAGAACGCGTGCAGGGAAGTCCTCAGAAGACCGGGCCGGCTGGAGCGAGCGCCTGCGGATGGGCACAAGACCGAGGCCGCGAGACACGTACGCGTCGAGCAGCGCCACGTTCTCCGCGTCCGGATGCACGCGCAGCAGATCGTCTACGCGCACAGGCTCGAGCGTCCTGGCCTCTTCATATGTCAGCGGAGTCCCCGGCTCGGCTCCCGCGGGGGAACCGGACGGCATGACGAGCAGTCGTGTCGGGGCGAGTTCCATGCGAGGGAGTCTAGCAGAGGTCCCGGATCCGCCCGCTCAGGCCCCGGCTCGCTCGCGGACCGCTACGGCATCGTCTCCCCAGGCGATGCGGTACGCCGCGTCAGCCGCCGCCAGAGCACCTTCCCTGCCCTCGCCGGCGCCGAGCGACTCGAGCAGGAGTGCGAGGTATCCACTGATGCGCTCGGACGCGCGGCCGTCCCGGTATGGATCGCGACCCTCCGCCCACGCCGTGAGATCGCCAAGTCCCGGCAGCTGCGCCGGATCGCTCCGGAATCGGTCGACTGCTGCGAGCAGTTCACCGACGCTGTCGAAGACGGTGGTCCCGGCGCCCTCGAAGGCAAGCGGCAGATGCCCCATCCGCGGACCGATGTTGAGAAAGACCGTCCGAACTCCGGACAGCCAGGACTCCAGCCCCACCGTGCCGCTGCCGAGCAGGCCGATCGCCAGGTCCGCCGCTTGGGCGACCATCGTCGGGTACTGCGTGGTGAGGAAGCTTCCCTCCGACACGAACACGCATCTCCCCGTCGCCTCGGCACGCTCGCGCAGCTCGCTGATGCCCCGGAGCCTCTCGTCGATCGACAGCGGATACCCGGGCTTGAATACGACCGCGAACTCGGGATCATCCAGCACGCGCTGCATGAGGTCGGCATAGATCGCGGCGCCTTCCGCATCCGTCATGCAGCTCATAGGCGCATCGGACGTCGCCTCGTCGAGGTAGGCGACCACGAAGCGAGCGCCGCGCTCCTCGAGCGACGCGCGCAGCTTGGCTGACGTCCCGCGCACCGGCGCGAAAGCATGGTCCGTCACGTATCCCGAGTACACCGTCCGACCGAACGCGGACCCCATCCTCGCGAACACGTCGTCGTAGGCCGGGCCGAACTGGAAGAACACGTCGGGATCGCACGACGTCTCGATCGGAGACGCGCCGAGGTTGCTCCACTGGTAGGCCACACTGACGCCCCCGGCGTGCTCGATCGCCGCGTTGCGGATGGACCCGGCCTTGTCGAAGTTGGCTATGTCGAAATGCACGCCCACACGGTTGCGCTCGAAGAAGCGGCGCCACGACGCATACGGCGCGACCATCGACAGCCCGATCGCGACATGACCGGGCGCGGGCGGAGCGAGCCGGATCACTGCGGCCGCGGCCGCTGCGAGCGTCCACATCCCCAGCCCGACCGCCAGCGCGAACGTGCCCGCGCCGGGTCGG
This window encodes:
- a CDS encoding radical SAM protein; protein product: MELAPTRLLVMPSGSPAGAEPGTPLTYEEARTLEPVRVDDLLRVHPDAENVALLDAYVSRGLGLVPIRRRSLQPARSSEDFPARVLLELTSLCSLTCTMCPRNVLRRPMTHMPTDVALRCIDELDEHGIDGLWLYNIGESMLHPDFAAILAHVATKRNLGSVWLSTNGQRLEEEHVDLILSPPLTFLNFSLNAMNAETYRKVSPDGDYGVLLENLARLVARKRELGREGSPPWLRIQMIDQPAVGPGELDRFLAEYAGRGDILSVNLLEAFSQDVAENVEYATARDRSESKRCNRLVRGDAFIFSDGEVGFCDTDFNHDASLGNVCEAGIAALWSGETRRRYLQLNEEGRLNDIPMCSRCMDWDL